The Paenibacillus hexagrammi genome has a window encoding:
- a CDS encoding accessory gene regulator B family protein produces MNEYGVIVTSVLLASILGNVFETILAMMLFAVFRKYSGGFHFNNIDVCFLVTTALFVIPPMIKLPVDVLTALNLISLIVVTGKIRGKMSNKIVCLVIVGAGFMLQSSAVSITIVAACILLLRGGEAVERTTSEYPRPLS; encoded by the coding sequence ATGAATGAGTACGGAGTTATAGTCACCAGCGTACTGTTAGCGTCCATACTCGGGAATGTGTTTGAAACGATCTTGGCAATGATGCTGTTCGCCGTGTTTAGGAAATATTCTGGCGGTTTTCACTTTAACAACATAGATGTGTGCTTCCTCGTCACAACCGCTCTTTTCGTCATACCACCCATGATTAAATTACCCGTTGACGTATTAACTGCACTAAATTTGATCAGTCTGATCGTAGTAACTGGCAAGATACGCGGCAAGATGAGTAATAAAATTGTCTGTCTGGTTATTGTCGGCGCCGGCTTTATGCTTCAATCAAGCGCTGTATCTATAACAATTGTAGCTGCTTGCATCCTCCTTTTGAGGGGAGGTGAAGCTGTTGAAAGAACAACTAGCGAATATCCTCGCCCTTTGTCTTGA
- a CDS encoding sigma-70 RNA polymerase sigma factor region 4 domain-containing protein yields the protein MALVIDSIEAIVVKAQNDLSAGSDFGLRELFEKTRDKQRKQIESLSRRYHYIERDLIESVYVECVWLVVEKFNSQITDFFGYLYSMVRNRVVDIARKEVPHMQNDTSFDRLMDIYQSDDEQFLRKEDHLPSAEATYFNDNELVEQFKNHLNSLDNLGDREKAILLSRVEHGTSLNEAIDICELGHIYKNKQALWRASVKKLNGGFATI from the coding sequence ATGGCACTTGTAATTGATTCAATTGAAGCAATCGTTGTTAAAGCCCAGAATGACTTGAGCGCGGGATCTGATTTCGGACTAAGAGAACTTTTTGAAAAAACCCGCGATAAACAACGCAAGCAAATCGAAAGTCTATCTCGTAGATACCACTATATTGAGCGTGATTTAATCGAGTCTGTATACGTTGAGTGCGTATGGTTAGTTGTCGAAAAGTTTAATTCGCAAATAACTGATTTTTTCGGATACTTGTACTCCATGGTACGAAATCGAGTCGTAGACATTGCGCGAAAAGAAGTTCCTCACATGCAGAATGATACTTCCTTCGATCGTTTGATGGATATTTACCAGTCTGATGACGAGCAATTCTTACGCAAAGAAGACCATTTACCTAGCGCCGAGGCAACGTACTTTAACGATAACGAGTTAGTCGAACAATTTAAAAACCACCTTAATTCATTAGATAACCTAGGAGATCGTGAAAAAGCAATTTTGTTAAGCCGCGTCGAGCATGGTACATCGCTAAACGAAGCAATCGATATTTGTGAGCTTGGCCACATCTATAAAAATAAGCAAGCTCTGTGGAGAGCAAGTGTCAAAAAATTAAATGGGGGGTTTGCGACTATATGA
- a CDS encoding helix-turn-helix domain-containing protein has protein sequence MSESQQLSITYDDSSYGVVGTGADIFVKMHVSARTSGLMREMPPDLWKTLCALATYMDASGYCYPTIEQVAYDIGVSYRTAQRWLDKLCKFRWNGEPIVVKSQGRFRGGNYANNRYNILPLSQLSIFDGKVELPEVIANGMPTDNEVHSTDWHSIGFHK, from the coding sequence ATGAGTGAGAGTCAGCAGCTAAGTATTACTTATGACGATAGCTCATACGGAGTAGTCGGAACAGGTGCGGATATATTCGTCAAGATGCACGTTTCAGCGAGAACATCGGGTCTTATGAGAGAAATGCCTCCCGATCTGTGGAAGACACTGTGCGCCTTGGCAACGTACATGGACGCAAGCGGCTATTGTTATCCAACAATCGAACAAGTGGCCTACGATATTGGTGTATCGTACAGAACAGCCCAGCGATGGCTTGATAAACTATGCAAGTTTAGGTGGAATGGTGAACCGATAGTCGTGAAATCGCAGGGGAGGTTTCGCGGCGGAAACTACGCTAACAATCGCTATAACATCTTACCACTCAGTCAATTAAGCATATTCGACGGCAAAGTTGAGCTTCCAGAAGTTATCGCTAACGGTATGCCAACTGACAACGAAGTACACAGTACAGACTGGCACTCCATCGGATTCCACAAGTGA
- a CDS encoding LytTR family DNA-binding domain-containing protein, whose product MEHMMVGVNVELVAGQIEYRTFNILNDVKYMEITPKPKIPGFKPKIPPNIPLFHTVYGSYLVLHSLESWEKMLRDRGFELSTPSYLVNLRMVDEIKQDVYGYSLCFSDGTVVPVSMNKVKKIQRIIEEKVDL is encoded by the coding sequence ATGGAGCATATGATGGTAGGAGTAAACGTAGAGTTGGTGGCTGGTCAAATTGAATACCGGACTTTTAACATTTTAAACGATGTAAAGTATATGGAGATTACGCCTAAACCTAAAATTCCGGGGTTTAAGCCTAAGATTCCTCCAAACATTCCCTTATTCCACACTGTTTACGGTTCTTATTTAGTTTTGCATTCATTGGAATCGTGGGAGAAAATGTTAAGAGACAGAGGTTTCGAGCTTAGTACGCCTTCGTACCTGGTTAATCTTCGTATGGTTGACGAGATTAAGCAGGATGTTTACGGATACAGTCTGTGCTTTAGCGATGGTACAGTCGTTCCAGTATCAATGAACAAAGTGAAAAAAATACAACGGATAATTGAGGAGAAGGTCGATTTATAA
- a CDS encoding helix-turn-helix domain-containing protein: MALLGGVACGTRYARAHGSGRTLDRGRFILIRKRKSHSMTLQVVADQIGISKNYLSEIENGKKGPNDEIIASLARIYGLNEEELFEKYGKISLGARKYLEGDPKMQKALAKISKNKKLTDEDKARLADNLMSLYDEILNSK, encoded by the coding sequence ATGGCTTTATTGGGGGGTGTTGCTTGTGGAACACGTTATGCAAGAGCGCATGGTTCAGGCAGGACGCTTGATAGAGGCAGGTTCATACTTATCCGAAAAAGAAAAAGCCATAGCATGACTCTGCAAGTCGTAGCCGACCAGATCGGTATATCGAAAAACTATTTATCTGAAATTGAGAACGGCAAAAAAGGCCCCAACGATGAGATAATCGCGAGCCTAGCTAGGATATACGGTTTAAACGAGGAAGAATTGTTTGAGAAGTACGGGAAAATTTCGCTTGGAGCGAGGAAATATCTTGAGGGCGACCCCAAAATGCAAAAAGCACTAGCTAAAATATCAAAAAATAAGAAGCTAACAGACGAGGACAAGGCTAGGTTAGCTGATAACTTGATGAGTTTGTACGATGAGATACTTAATAGTAAGTGA